The Candidatus Bathyarchaeota archaeon genomic interval ACTGTATTTTGGTGCTCTTGACGTATTTGTCCAATAAGCAGATAATCAGCATGAATAGTAAGAGGTATGGTATGAACCAAAGTGAACTCCAGTTATAGACTGAGTTAACAGAGTCAAAGATATTGAGCATGGTAAGTTGGGAACCTAATTTTATGGGATTAAACGGCAAGCCCATTACTGACTGGAATGCAAAGTAAAAGATGACTGCGATTGCAAAAGGCAAGTAGAGTGTTCTAGCTTTGGACTTAAAGAAACGTGTGAGGCTGCTGTCGCGTCTATGGAAAGAATCATACGCTAAGTACCCGCTGATAAAGAAGAAGGCGCTTAACAGGAACCCTTGAACTTGGAACATAGCGTCGGGGTAAACAACAACGAGGTCGCTGTGCACGAAGAGTAGCAGAATTAGAGCGGTGATTTTGAGGTAGTTGAACTCCGAGATTATCCGTGCCTGCGGCGAACTATCGTGAGGTTGGGTGTTGTTTAGCGACATCTCTGCACCGACATAATGCCTCAACCAAACAGTTTGTTCACTATTAGCTGTTGTGGTTAAGAAAAAACGAACTCCCCGATTATGTGCAAGATATTTTAGATGTTTTAAACTGTGGTTTTTTTAACATTTTGGGGGCTATTTATTAGCTGTGCAAAGAAGTTAGCGTTGGAGGTTTTCTTTTACTCTGAACCGAACCATATCTTTGACCAATTCAAATGGAATGGGCTCTTCAAGGGGGAATCGGACGGTGCCTTTGCTTGTTTGGTACGGTGCCAATCGCTTTTTGAATACTTCAATCGTGTTGGCGGTTGGAAAAAAGCCTATGTGATTTTTGAAAGCGGCAAACCATACTAAGACGTGGTCTTGTTTAAACGCGGGCATTTGATAGCTTATGGTTTCTTGGGCTTCTGGCGCGGCTTCTTTGATGGCTTCTCTGAGTTGTTCTAAAATTGTTTGTATGTTTTTTGGGTATGCTGCGATGTATTCGTCTATGGTTTTGGGTGCAGCTTTTTTCTTATCCATAACTCTTACCTGAAATACATCCAATACTTGTGCGCACCAGTTGATTTCGTTTTGGGTTCAGCTCAATCTGTGAAAACGGTTGAAATTGAACTGTGAGCAGTAACCTTTTATTAATCGATAAACGGAATGAATTGAGATGTGAACTTATATGGCTGATTCAATCCAAAAAAGAGTCCAAGAAGCCCTAGACGAAATTAGACCACAAATCCAAATGGACGGCGGCGACGTACAACTAGTAGCCGTTGAAGGCGGCATCGTTAAAGTCCGCTTAGTTGGCCACTGCGCAGGCTGCCCCATGTCACAAATGACGCTCAAAAACGGCATCGAAGCACACCTTAAAATGGTTGTACCCGAAGTCGAAAGCGTCGAAGCAGTCCGCTAAACACCCGCCTTTATCTTCTATTTTTTAGTTACCACTTTTTGTTAAAGCCCTTTGTCGCTACCTTTTTTGCAGATGCCCCCACGAATCTTATATAGCCGCTACGGGTAGGGGAGTCGATATGACCAGCGATTTCGTTATCCAGACCAAGGCTTTGCGAAAAATCTTTGTCTCCAAAGAACACCGCATAAAAAAAGAATTCGAAGCAGTCAAAGGCATAGACTTGATGGTACGGCGTGGCGAAATCTTTGGGTTTCTGGGACCCAACGGCGCTGGAAAATCCACCACACAAAAAATGCTCTCAACCCTAATGCGCCCCACCAGCGGAGAAGTCAAAGTTTTAGGCTTTGAACTCGCCACGCAGCAGGAGCAAATCCGCAAAAACGTGGGGTTCGTGAGTCAAGCAGGCGGCGCCAACTTAGCCGCTACAGGGGTAGAAAACCTTGTTTTGCAAGCACAACTCTACGGCATAAACAAACAGACCGCCAAGAAATACGCAAAAGAGTTCGCTGAGCGCTTCCAGATGACCACGTTTGTTGATAGAGCGGCATCTACCTATTCTGGCGGTCAAAAACGGCGCTTAGACATCGCGCTTGGCATGATACATCACCCCCAACTGCTGCTCTTAGATGAACCCACCACGGGTTTGGATCCGCAGAGCCGCGCGTATCTTTGGGAGGAAATCAAGAAGCTCCAAACTGACGGCGTCACCATCTTTCTAACCACTCAATACATGGATGAAGCAGACAAACTCTGCGACACCATCGCAATCATTGACCACGGCAAAATAATCATAACCGGCACGCCCGAGGAACTCAAAGACTCCGTGGGCGGAGACACCATCGTGTTAGGTTTCCTTTCACCTGAACAAACCCAAAAAGCAGAGGTTGTGCTTTCAAAAAAATTCGAATTTGAACGCATCCAAACCATTGAAAGTTCTCTGCATATAACCATCAAAAATGGTGAGCTTACCTTGCCGGAGCTGTTGCGGCTGCTGGACAGCGAAGATTTGCCTGTACAGGGCGTGACGCTCTCCCGACCCAGCCTTGACGATGTTTTCTTAAAGTATACTGGTCGCTCTCTTCGTGAGGACGGAAAAACCCCATGAAGCTACTACACGACACCAAACTGATGTTCAATGCCAGCTTGCAGCATACCCTAAAAACCCCCGTGTTCATATTCGTCAGCCTATTCCAGCCATTAATGTATCTGGTACTCTACATGCCCCTGTTAAGTGGATTAGGCGACGTTCCTGGGTTATCCAGCGGCACCGCCAACGTCTTCATCCCGGGACTGCTGGTTATGCAAGCCATCTTTGGCTGCGCATTCAACGGGTTCCCCTTAATCGATGACATCCGAACAGGCGTCATCCACCGCTACCTCGTTACACCCGTCAGCAGAGCCGCCATCCTACTCGGCAGAGTGCTGCGTGACGCTGTGATTCTGCTTGCCCAATGCATCCTCATCACCCTAGTCGCTATACCATTTGGGTTAACTGTGAACCCTGCTGGTTTTGCTTTGTCACTTGTGATGTATGCGTTAATCGGCATAACTATGGCGTCGATATCCTATGGGTTTGCTCTGATTTACAAACTTGAGGATGCACTTGCACCCACCATGAACACCCTAACCCTGCCAGTTTCACTCCTTTCCGGTATCTTTTTGCCGTTGGTGCTTGCGCCCCTTTGGCTGCAGGATATAGCCAAATTAAATCCCTTCTCCTACGGTGTCGAAGCTACCCGCGACTTGTTTGTGGGTAACTTCCAAAACCTCAGCATCCCTATGGGCTTTCTTATTGTTGGGGTCTTATCGGTTGTGGTGTTTTATTGGGCGTTGGGTGCGCTTAAAAAAATGGCGACTTAACGCCTTCTTTTTTAGCGCCAAAAAACTGTTTTTTGTATATTGATTTAGTTTTCATAAAATATTTGAATTAAATGAGTCAATTAGTGGGTGGGTTAAGAGGGAATGCATTGATGGCTCGCCATCTTAACTGCATATCCACACAACTCTTAACCCGTAAACCCCACAAACTTGTTCTCTTTAGGAAAAACGGCTTAAACCTTAATGCATAAGCTTGTACATGGCGTCGGTTATTTTTTCAAAGGGCGTCCCTATAATTTGGTAACCTGCCTTGCCTGTGTGCTTGCGAATGTAATACTGAATCATGCCCTTAACAATGGCAAACTTTAGTTTTCCTTCACTGACTTGCGAGTCGAAAAGAAGTTTATGTTTTACCAACTGAATGTTTTTGGGTTCTTCCCACTCTTCTGGAGCCAAGCTGCTAGTTAATCTCTCAAATAGAGGTGTTCCCGGAATCGGATAGGGCAGCGTAAAAGAAAGGTAATCCAGCGGAAGCGAAGAGGCAAACTTTACTGTGTTTAATATGGTTTTTTCGTTTTCGCCAGGGTATCCTACTATGAAGAAGGCTCCCGCTTTGATTCCTTTCTTTTCACACAACTCAACAGCTCGGGTTGCCTGCTTTGTTGTTATGTGCTTATTCATTATGACAAGAATTTGGTTGTTTCCTGATTCTATGCCGAAAAACATTCGCAGGCACCCCGCTTGTTTCATCTTGTCAACTGTTTCATCATCGAGGGTGTCGACTCTTGAGAGGCATTCCCAGCCTATTTTTATTCGACGTTTGATGATTTCGTCACATATTTTTATCAATCGTTTATGGTCTAAGGTGAAGCAGTCGTCCCCAAACCATATTCTGCTATAACCTAATGCTGCAGCTTGTTCAATTTCATCAACAACCTTCGAAGCGTCTCTTACTCTAAACACATTGCCAAAAATAGGTTGACTGCAAAAATCGCATGAAAAAGGGCAGCCTCTTGAAGTCATGATAGGTGTCGTAGTGTAACCAAAATTTTTAGAATAGTACTCTTTGTAAGAATTATTATCAAACAGTTCTCTGGCAGGGTTAGGAAAATAATTTAGATCCTCTTTTAGTTCCCGCTTTGCTGTACGTCGAATTTCCCCCGAGTCTTTATCGTGGTAAATAATTCCTTTTACTGCCGAAAAATCGTCGCCATCTGTGAATTTTTTCGTGAGCTCCAACATAGTTTCTTCACCCTCACCCAAAACTACTACATCGAAGTCTTCGAGAAACTTTTCAGGTTCAATAGTTGGAAGAGCCCCGCCAACCACGAGCAACTCGCAGTGATTTCTTATCAGTTTGGCTATTTCCAGCGATTTTTCCTTCATCGAATACATTGATTGGATTCCAATAATCCTAGGTTTGGAAGCAACAATTTTTTTGAGGGCTTCTTTTTGTTTTAGGAAGGTGCAGTCTACGATTTCGACGGAAATGCCCTGCTGCTTTAGGTATGCTGCTATGTAGCCTAGTCCTAACGGTGGAAACCTAAAAATCGAGGAGTCAGCGCGAGCACGGAAATATGGGTAGACCAAAGTCACCGTAGTCATCTTGTCACCGAAACTTTCAATTTCATATTCAAAACAGGCCGGTTGGGCAATTCTCAGACTTTTGTTTCAACACCCTGCTCAGTTTTTTTGATAATAAAGAAGTTCAAGATTTCTGACCGAAAAGTTAGCGGTGCCTTCAACTAAACAGGTCTATACACCTAAAACTAGCCTGTTCTTGACATAAAAATTTTCTCTTTACCATATCCAAACAAAGGAAATCACGTCCTCTAAGGCGCTCAGGAAATGTTTGTGAGGTTTTCCGATTGACCCGTTAGAGGCGCATCGCATTTGGAATAGTTAACGTTAGGCTAATAAGTACAGACGGCTAACATGGCGTGTGGGAGTTTGGATTTGCGAGTCCTCTTTGTTGAGCCACCGAAGGACATATGGTTTGTTATGGGTGAGTATTTGCCGCCTCCTTATGGCATCATCCAGCTTGCGGCATATTTGGAAAAGCACGTCAGCGGCGTAGAGTTGGGTGTGCTAGATTGTAACGCTGAGAAAGTTGATTGGGCAGCCATGGAGCAACGCATAGCTCAGTTTCGACCCGATGTGGTGGCTTGTGCGTCTTTGGCTACTTGCAATACCTACGCTGTAATCAAAACACTTGAAATTGCCAAGCGAATGGTCCCAAATGTTCTAACAGTTACTGGAGGGCAACATTTCACCGCCACCGCCCAGCAAAGCCTGCAGTCGTACCCTGAACTTGACGTTATCGTGCGCGGCGAAGGCGAACAAACCCTAACTGAACTCATAAAAACCTATCAAACCAAAGGCGACTTAGGCAACATCCAAGGGATATCCTATCGAAGCGGCGAAAAAATCATCAACAACGGCGAGCGCCCCCAAATCCAGAACCTCGAAGACCTCCCCTTCCCAGGCTATCACCTTGTCAAAGACAACATGCTCAAATACCATTTTACGGTCATGGGCGGCAAAAACACCCCCTACGCTCTCATAGAAGGCGGTCGAGGATGCAACCATCAATGCACGTTTTGTACGCAGTGGCGGCATTGGCAAGCGTGCTGGCGCGTGAAATCCCCCAAACGCATCGCTGATGAGTTGGCGTATTGCCACAACGAGTTCGGCAGCAAATTCATTTGGTTAACCGATGACAATTTCGGGTCTGGGCAGCGTCCCGCAGAGATCGCTGAGGAAATTATTGCCAAAAAGTTGCCTGAGGACGTGTATTGGTTTGTGCAAGCCCGATGCGACGACATCATCCGCAACAAAGACATCCTGCCCCGCCTGCGGAAGTCAGGGTTGAATTGGGTGCTGCTTGGCGTGGAGAATTCTAACCCCAAAACTCTTGAAGGCTTCAAAAAAGGCATAAGCCCCACCGATGCAAAAACCGCCGTGAAACTCCTCAAAGACAACGGCATCTTCGCCCACGCTATGCTAATCATTGGCAACCGACCAGACACCCACCAAAGCATTCAAGAAATGCGCGTCTTCGCCAACGATTTAGACCCTGACTTCGTCATGTTTGGAATCCTAACACCCTTTCCAGGCACCGAAATCTATGCGGAAGCAGAACGCAACGGTTGGCTTATGGACAAGAACTGGTCGCACTACGACATGATTCACGCCATCATGCCCACCGAGACCCTAACGCCTCAAGAAGTGCAAGAAGAACTCTACCATTGCTACCGCGACTTCTACGGTTCCTGGAGCCGACGCTTAGACGGGCTCTTTGGCAAAAACAAGCTTAAGCGGAAGGTTTTCTGGCATATGGCGTCAACTGGCGTGATGGGAAAGGTGAAATCGCTGTTTTAAACCAAAAAACACTCAAAAAACAGGATTCAACCGCCCTTCCATGGTTTCAGTTTGCTGTGGAGATTGTGGGGTTGGCTTTGCTTCCCCTTCTGGTTACGCAAACAAGCGTGGGCACCTTCGAGGTGAATGCCCAAAACTACTTTATCGGCGCCGCCTTCATCGCCCTCTGTCTGATGGGCATAATCGCCGTCTTCCACCCCGCCAAATGCAGAGGCATCTTCGAGAAATCTCAGGTAAAAACCTCTCCACAAAACGCTGACCCCCTACCAATCAGCGGGCATCACCCCGACTGCAAACAATACACACCAAACAGGATCACCCTTGGCACGCGAAAGATTTGCGCAGCCTGCAGTGGACTCTTAATCGGAGGGGTGGCGGCTTTGGTTTTGGCGTTTCTCTACTTTTTTGCAGGTCTACCCCTGTTTTGGGGCAACCTATGGCTGCTGGTGCTTGGGGAATTGTTGATGGTTTTGGGGTTGGCACAAATCAAATTCTCTGGTTATGGCAAAGCTGCTGTTAACGCGCTTTTTGTTGTGGGCGCATTTGTGGTTTTGGCTCAAACTAACCTGTTAAGCGGGGGCTTGATAGTTGATGTTTTTGCGCTTGGCTTAATTGCGTATGCGCTTTGGCTTAGAATTTTGCTCTCTGAGTGGAACAACAGGCGAACATGCCTAAAATGCGGGGAGTGTTTTTAGTATCTACGGTGTTTTCTTCCAAAGAGTCCGCCTAAGATGACCAAGACGCCGATGATTACTATTATAAGGGGCCAGAGGTATTGCCAGAAGTCAAAGATGTATCCGCTTGCCTGCAAAAGTGAGCCTAACCCGACAAGTAAAATGATAACACCGAAAATGACTGCTACAATCATGCCGCCGTGGGGTAAGCCGAAGCATTCGCCCTCAACTCGTCTGTAATGTTCTCGGTCGCTTCCCGGATACTGTTCGCCTACAGTGTAGAGGGGGGCTCCACAGTTTGTGCAGTTCCTTGCATCGTCTGGATTTTGAGTGCCGCATCTGCTACAATAAACCACAATAACTCCTCAGACACGTTTAGGTGTGATTTGGTTTTAAGATTTGTGGTCAACAGTTTGGTGCAGGGCTTTTCTGATTTGAATTGCCCTTGGCTTAAAGAGTTAATACTTGGCGGGCGCTATACCCTGCCTGTTTCAGTGTAGCATCGATAAACTCTATTTTTACTGGTGTAACCTTCACCAATACTACGGTTTGGGGAAATTCTTCTATCCCTAACTCCTTTGCGGTTTCTTCCCAGTTGTATGCTTCCAACCCCTCACTAAATTCGAAAGATTCCTCCCGCGATATTATTTTTACCAAACCCGTGATTTGTGCACCTTTCGCACTGTTCCAGCCCTTATAGGGCAGGAAAACACCAATGCTGACTCGGGGGTTTTCTTTTATGTTTTTGAGTTTAATTCCGGGTTCACCAACAAAATAAATGGTTAACCCTTTGGAGCGGTACTCAAGTGGAGTTGCCCTTGGAACATTACCGCTGCAGGTAGCAAGCACACACATGTTAGTACTCTGCAAAAACGCAGCAATACGCTCTTTTAGGTCACTATCTGCGAGGGGTTTTCCAGAAAGATATCCTTGGGGCTCTGAACTCATAAAAACGCCTCATTAAATCAAGATTACTGCAACTAATAAGGTTAACAAAAAGAGTCGGAGAACTTGGAAGGATTTGGGGGGCCTCCCATTTGAACAGGAATCTAGGAGCAAATTCTATTTATGGACATTTTTCTTCTGTTTTAATCAATTAAAACAAAAATCATGCAAACTCCTATATGTAACATCGCGGCTTTGAAGTGGAAGCGATTGAATATGAACCGTGAAAATTATAAAGTGGACAGAAAAAAACCAAAACAAAACAATGCGGTTAGCAGATCCAAAAGGCAAATGCTTGCAACCCCTAAAATTACTAATTCTGCTGCTACGCCCAAACTACGTGAAATATACTCATCTAAAACTGAATGGGCAACAAAGGTTCTGCCTAAAATAAAAGAGCAGTAGTTTTTAAGGGCAAACTTAGAAGAACTAACATTTTTTAGTTTCTTAAATTGGGGTACAGTTGGTTGCAGCCGAATCAGCAAAGAAGCAACATCAAAGCAGGCATTCACGTAAGAATCGTTTTGAAGCAGGACCAGCAAAGCGGTAAATTAACTGACGGTATCGTCAAAAGTATCCTTACCAACAGCCCAACGCATCCCCATGGAATCAAGGTGCGATTAACCGACGGCAAAGTCGGCAGAGTACAAACAATAACATAATGCAGGCACACCCAGTTAACTGTCGTAGCTTCTTCTAAAGTAAACCAATGAGACAGACACAACTGCTATCACAAATAGGGTACCTGCCAATGGAAACTCGGGAACTGTAGGAGTTGCACTTGGAACTTGATTTATCGTTTGATTTCCATTAACGGGTGATGAAACCATAAAAAATGGTATGCTGATTGCCTTTTTTGGGAGTTGAAAAACATACTCGGTTCCGTTTATAAAATAGCTGCCTTGCGCATAAGCATCGATTGTCAGCGTATGGTACCCTTTGGGTATTTGGGTAAGGGTGAAGTTATGCTGTAAGATTTGATAACTGTTCCAATGACCAACATCCGCTCCAGGTGGAAAAGGGCACCATTTGCTGCTGCTCATCCAGTCTCCTTTGTAATTACTTATGAGGTGAACATAGGTGGAGATTCCAGGGAGGCTATTGATTTCTTTGGTAAAGCAAACGTTGATTGTCCCATTGGTGTAGGTTGCATTTTCTTTTGGGCTTAACACCTTGACTGAAAAAACTGCATTATCCGGCGGAGATGTATGAGTTGGAAAAATTATTGGATTAGCCTTAGTCACCTCAACAACGGGGAGCATAGCGAGTAATGAGAAAACAAGCATAATAGCAAAAAGTAACGCTTTCCTCTTCATATCCACCAATTCTTCTAGATTGCCGTTGCCTTATGAGGTTTTACATAAAGCTGCTGCTACATAAAAAATACCTAAAATGGGCGGTTACCCCATTTTTGGATTCATCGATTTCAGCTTACCTATGCTTCAGGTTCGGGGGCAGGTTGTGGACAGCAACGATACTCTTGGGCTTTGTCCAGTAACTCAATCTTGCGTTTGAGTAGTTCATTCTCAAGCCTCTTATGCTCAAGGTCCAACTCGATTTCTCGTTTTCGCGTCTCATCACATACATCGCAAGAGTCAAGGCAGCCCTTCACGAGCAGTCCAGGAGTCGGAAGAGAAGACCGCACTTCAAACGAAAACTCCTTAGTTTTAGTCGAAAGGTTTCCGTCTACATTAACCAATCCTGCCTCAGCAAGTTGGGCATTCACCGCTGCGACCGCTTGTCTTCGCATGGTTAGAGAAATGGGTTGTTGACTTGCCACCGTGCTGGTGCGTGCTGAAACCGTGGCTGTAGCTGTGATTGTTTGGGTATTCTTCTCTGCAGCTTCACTCTGCCTTGCCATGTTTTCCAACTCTAAGCGTTTGGGGCTCGTTGCAAGTACGGCAGTTGCCAGCGTAGCAATTGAGCCCTTTGAGCCAAAGGCGTTGTTCGTGACTTTGGTGTCACCGGCTGGGTCAATTACTCGCTTCTCGATTGATACAAAACTAAACTTCACAGTTTGAGTCTTATTTATCTGGTAGAAGTAGTATGTGACGGCATGGCATTTGTTGGGGTTGCTGAACTCTCGTGACGAGGCTTCAAGGTGATCTTGACTTTCGCCTTCTTGGTGGCTTCGGGTCTCCACTTCACCGATGGTTTTGGAGCCAGCAGTGCGAGTTGCATTCTCCGACCGATTATGCGCAGCTTGAGCATGCTGAGTCAGTTCCCGCATGAACTCGCTTGTCGATTCCCCGTCAAAGTTGCCCTTTGCGTTAACCGAAGGGCTTGTAAATA includes:
- a CDS encoding DUF1801 domain-containing protein, which gives rise to MDKKKAAPKTIDEYIAAYPKNIQTILEQLREAIKEAAPEAQETISYQMPAFKQDHVLVWFAAFKNHIGFFPTANTIEVFKKRLAPYQTSKGTVRFPLEEPIPFELVKDMVRFRVKENLQR
- a CDS encoding B12-binding domain-containing radical SAM protein, whose amino-acid sequence is MDLRVLFVEPPKDIWFVMGEYLPPPYGIIQLAAYLEKHVSGVELGVLDCNAEKVDWAAMEQRIAQFRPDVVACASLATCNTYAVIKTLEIAKRMVPNVLTVTGGQHFTATAQQSLQSYPELDVIVRGEGEQTLTELIKTYQTKGDLGNIQGISYRSGEKIINNGERPQIQNLEDLPFPGYHLVKDNMLKYHFTVMGGKNTPYALIEGGRGCNHQCTFCTQWRHWQACWRVKSPKRIADELAYCHNEFGSKFIWLTDDNFGSGQRPAEIAEEIIAKKLPEDVYWFVQARCDDIIRNKDILPRLRKSGLNWVLLGVENSNPKTLEGFKKGISPTDAKTAVKLLKDNGIFAHAMLIIGNRPDTHQSIQEMRVFANDLDPDFVMFGILTPFPGTEIYAEAERNGWLMDKNWSHYDMIHAIMPTETLTPQEVQEELYHCYRDFYGSWSRRLDGLFGKNKLKRKVFWHMASTGVMGKVKSLF
- a CDS encoding NifU family protein — translated: MQKRVQEALDEIRPQIQMDGGDVQLVAVEGGIVKVRLVGHCAGCPMSQMTLKNGIEAHLKMVVPEVESVEAVR
- a CDS encoding YwbE family protein codes for the protein MQPNQQRSNIKAGIHVRIVLKQDQQSGKLTDGIVKSILTNSPTHPHGIKVRLTDGKVGRVQTIT
- a CDS encoding ABC transporter permease translates to MKLLHDTKLMFNASLQHTLKTPVFIFVSLFQPLMYLVLYMPLLSGLGDVPGLSSGTANVFIPGLLVMQAIFGCAFNGFPLIDDIRTGVIHRYLVTPVSRAAILLGRVLRDAVILLAQCILITLVAIPFGLTVNPAGFALSLVMYALIGITMASISYGFALIYKLEDALAPTMNTLTLPVSLLSGIFLPLVLAPLWLQDIAKLNPFSYGVEATRDLFVGNFQNLSIPMGFLIVGVLSVVVFYWALGALKKMAT
- a CDS encoding pyridoxamine 5'-phosphate oxidase family protein, whose protein sequence is MSSEPQGYLSGKPLADSDLKERIAAFLQSTNMCVLATCSGNVPRATPLEYRSKGLTIYFVGEPGIKLKNIKENPRVSIGVFLPYKGWNSAKGAQITGLVKIISREESFEFSEGLEAYNWEETAKELGIEEFPQTVVLVKVTPVKIEFIDATLKQAGYSARQVLTL
- a CDS encoding B12-binding domain-containing radical SAM protein, whose product is MTTVTLVYPYFRARADSSIFRFPPLGLGYIAAYLKQQGISVEIVDCTFLKQKEALKKIVASKPRIIGIQSMYSMKEKSLEIAKLIRNHCELLVVGGALPTIEPEKFLEDFDVVVLGEGEETMLELTKKFTDGDDFSAVKGIIYHDKDSGEIRRTAKRELKEDLNYFPNPARELFDNNSYKEYYSKNFGYTTTPIMTSRGCPFSCDFCSQPIFGNVFRVRDASKVVDEIEQAAALGYSRIWFGDDCFTLDHKRLIKICDEIIKRRIKIGWECLSRVDTLDDETVDKMKQAGCLRMFFGIESGNNQILVIMNKHITTKQATRAVELCEKKGIKAGAFFIVGYPGENEKTILNTVKFASSLPLDYLSFTLPYPIPGTPLFERLTSSLAPEEWEEPKNIQLVKHKLLFDSQVSEGKLKFAIVKGMIQYYIRKHTGKAGYQIIGTPFEKITDAMYKLMH
- a CDS encoding zinc ribbon domain-containing protein; translation: MVYCSRCGTQNPDDARNCTNCGAPLYTVGEQYPGSDREHYRRVEGECFGLPHGGMIVAVIFGVIILLVGLGSLLQASGYIFDFWQYLWPLIIVIIGVLVILGGLFGRKHRRY
- a CDS encoding ATP-binding cassette domain-containing protein → MTSDFVIQTKALRKIFVSKEHRIKKEFEAVKGIDLMVRRGEIFGFLGPNGAGKSTTQKMLSTLMRPTSGEVKVLGFELATQQEQIRKNVGFVSQAGGANLAATGVENLVLQAQLYGINKQTAKKYAKEFAERFQMTTFVDRAASTYSGGQKRRLDIALGMIHHPQLLLLDEPTTGLDPQSRAYLWEEIKKLQTDGVTIFLTTQYMDEADKLCDTIAIIDHGKIIITGTPEELKDSVGGDTIVLGFLSPEQTQKAEVVLSKKFEFERIQTIESSLHITIKNGELTLPELLRLLDSEDLPVQGVTLSRPSLDDVFLKYTGRSLREDGKTP